A genomic stretch from Diachasmimorpha longicaudata isolate KC_UGA_2023 chromosome 2, iyDiaLong2, whole genome shotgun sequence includes:
- the LOC135170250 gene encoding acidic mammalian chitinase-like: protein MRLLIFLFALCPFAWAANTTSGGKIVCYFASWSHKRKGNGSFTVSDIDASICSHFIWSFATIQENEIAVPNRNGSNGIREFVALRSRNPRAKFLVAVGGAKNSKGPKYSNMVSSPRSRGEFINSSVDFLKQYNLDGLDMDWEYPTFHGGVPSDRENFVLLLKELKERFNQEGGYLLTAALAPNQRVAAKAYDIPGISQHVDFINLMTYNFYGAWKTHTGHPARLQGSGEISVDSSVKYWLDGGTPKEKLVIGVPTYGKSWTLSDPNNHDVGAPTSGVGQPGPYTQTPGTLAYNEFCEQINAGQWTVEFDQQAKAPYAYKGDQWIGYENIQSAKDKANFIRNSELGGAMIWTIDFDDFRGRCGEKYGILRGLNDVLRN, encoded by the exons ATgcgattattaatttttctattcgcTCTTTGCCCCTTCGCATGGGCTGCGAACACGACGTCCGGGG GGAAAATTGTCTGCTACTTCGCCAGTTGGTCCCACAAGCGAAAGGGGAATGGCAGCTTCACCGTTAGTGACATTGATGCCTCCATTTGCAGCCACTTCATCTGGAGTTTCGCTACGATCCAGGAAAATGAAATCGCAGTTCCCAACAGGAACGGCAGCAATGGAATTCGCGAATTCGTAGCTCTGCGATCACGGAATCCTCGCGCGAAGTTCCTGGTCGCGGTTGGCGGAGCGAAGAACAGCAAAGGTCCCAAATATTCCAACATGGTGTCCTCTCCACGATCACGGGGTGAGTTCATCAACAGTAGTGTGGATTTCCTGAAGCAGTACAACCTCGACGGTCTCGATATGGACTGGGAATATCCCACATTTCATGGTGGCGTTCCGTCCGACCGTGAAAATTTTGTTCTACTTCTGAAGGAGTTGAAGGAACGGTTTAATCAGGAAGGCGGCTATCTACTTACTGCCGCCCTTGCGCCGAACCAGCGAGTGGCAGCAAAAGCTTACGACATTCCTGGAATCAGTCAACATGTTGACTTCATCAACCTCATGACATATAATTTCTATGGGGCTTGGAAAACGCACACCGGACATCCTGCGAGACTCCAGGGCAGCGGAGAGATCTCAGTC GATTCGTCTGTAAAGTACTGGTTAGATGGGGGCACCCCAAAGGAAAAATTGGTAATTGGTGTACCAACATATGGGAAATCATGGACCCTCTCGGATCCAAATAATCACGATGTTGGTGCACCCACGTCTGGTGTCGGCCAACCGGGTCCATACACCCAAACACCAGGTACTCTTGCCTACAACGAATTCTGTGAACAGATAAATGCAGGTCAATGGACTGTCGAATTCGACCAACAAGCAAAGGCCCCGTATGCATACAAAGGGGATCAATGGATTGGCTACGAGAATATTCA ATCAGCGAAAGACAAAGCTAATTTCATCCGGAATTCGGAACTCGGCGGCGCTATGATCTGGACTATCGACTTCGATGATTTTCGAGGCAGATGCGGAGAAAAATACGGCATTTTGAGAGGTCTTAATGACGTCCTTCGGAATTAA